From one Dysidea avara chromosome 9, odDysAvar1.4, whole genome shotgun sequence genomic stretch:
- the LOC136266827 gene encoding uncharacterized protein produces MEDAELQSPDPVEETTKGDQHPTVAAVIDIERYGTLSKLLYITAYVLRFIECIKSHGSKPVGPITASELSNAQNVWIQSCQHSTYLKEIHSLHRGRTSSRRLPLVRQLRLFLDSDNFLRCGGRIHNAPVDHNTKFPYLLPPNHRLTALIVYATHATQLHGGTDTTVTALRQRFWIPAARRVVARLLRKCVICRRVAGKPFPVPDSPPLPQARVQDGPPFSVTGVDFTGAMYVKREGMVGEYKAYVCLFTCASTWAVHLEVVTDLTEETFLQAFRRFAARRSLPRLIISDNASTYTSAAKELHELFQSPTLKSALLHKGTTWQFIPKRAPWYGGFWERLVGMVKMSLKKTLGRAFITLTVLQTTIVEVEAVLNDRPLTHLSSATEDLEPLTPSHLLCGRRIVPLPHPNVTNEEISDPDYHSADQLRSKIDRQGLLLQHFQSRWKKEYLTSLREVHRTTGTTEQTVKTGDVVQIHDDCPRNQWRLGVVEEVMKGKDGFIRSVTLRTTSGRTNRPIARLYPLEVTHSPTDVETLEQEPELPAQQNNQISHRHPRGAALRARRQLSEWTEMLRRRPEDVENED; encoded by the coding sequence ATGCTGAGTTGCAATCACCGGACCCAGTTGAAGAAACAACCAAAGGCGATCAGCACCCTACTGTGGCAGCCGTCATTGACATAGAGAGGTATGGTACTCTATCTAAACTGTTGTACATCACTGCATACGTGTTGCGATTTATTGAGTGTATCAAATCACATGGATCCAAGCCTGTAGGACCGATTACTGCCAGTGAACTAAGCAATGCCCAGAATGTGTGGATCCAAAGCTGCCAACATTCAACTTACCTGAAGGAAATCCACTCTTTACACAGGGGACGGACATCCAGTAGACGTCTCCCACTTGTCAGACAGCTCAGGTTGTTTTTAGACTCTGACAATTTCCTCCGTTGTGGTGGGAGGATACATAATGCTCCAGTTGACCACAATACCAAGTTCCCCTATCTTCTCCCCCCCAATCACAGACTAACCGCCTTGATTGTGTATGCTACTCATGCCACTCAACTACATGGGGGCACAGATACTACAGTGACTGCTCTGAGGCAACGTTTCTGGATTCCTGCAGCACGGAGAGTAGTGGCGAGGTTGCTTCGGAAGTGTGTGATCTGTCGTAGAGTTGCTGGAAAACCATTCCCTGTCCCTGATTCACCACCGCTGCCACAGGCCAGAGTACAAGATGGCCCTCCCTTCAGTGTGACTGGAGTTGATTTTACGGGAGCGATGTACGTGAAGAGGGAAGGAATGGTCGGTGAGTATAAGGCATATGTGTGCTTGTTCACCTGCGCTAGTACCTGGGCTGTGCACCTTGAAGTTGTAACTGACCTTACAGAAGAAACCTTTCTACAGGCTTTCCGAAGGTTTGCTGCCCGCAGGTCATTGCCCCGTCTGATCATATCAGACAATGCTTCAACTTATACATCAGCAGCAAAGGAGTTACATGAATTGTTCCAGTCACCTACACTGAAGTCTGCTCTTCTACACAAGGGCACAACATGGCAATTCATTCCCAAGAGAGCTCCCTGGTATGGGGGCTTTTGGGAGAGGCTGGTTGGAATGGTGAAGATGTCTCTGAAGAAGACCTTAGGCCGTGCCTTTATCACACTTACTGTCCTCCAAACCACCATTGTTGAAGTCGAAGCAGTGCTCAATGATCGACCTCTAACACACCTCTCATCTGCCACTGAAGACCTTGAGCCATTAACACCCTCTCATTTGTTGTGTGGGCGCCGAATTGTTCCTCTACCACATCCaaatgttacaaatgaagagatATCTGACCCTGATTACCATTCTGCAGACCAGTTGAGAAGTAAGATAGACCGACAAGGCCTGCTATTACAGCACTTTCAATCACGATGGAAGAAGGAATATCTGACTTCGTTACGAGAAGTGCACCGCACAACAGGCACCACAGAACAAACAGTCAAGACAGGCGATGTGGTGCAAATACATGATGATTGTCCTAGAAACCAGTGGAGACTTGGAGTGGTTGAAGAAGTTATGAAGGGGAAGGATGGATTTATCAGATCAGTGACATTACGCACGACAAGTGGACGCACTAATCGTCCAATTGCACGTCTATATCCCTTGGAAGTGACACATTCTCCAACAGACGTGGAAACACTTGAGCAAGAACCTGAGCTGCCAGCACAACAGAATAACCAGATCTCTCACAGACATCCCAGGGGAGCAGCCTTAAGAGCAAGGAGGCAGTTAAGTGAATGGACTGAAATGCTACGCCGCCgcccggaggatgtcgagaaTGAAGACTGA